The nucleotide sequence GGCCATAAGCGACGGCGAAGCCGGGCCGCACAGGGCCGATATCCCCATCATCGCGCTTACAGCCCACGCCATGAGCGGCGACAGGGAAACCCTGCTGCAGGCCGGCGCGAACGAATACGTCTCCAAGCCCGTGAACCTGAACGAACTGCTGGAACT is from Oceanidesulfovibrio indonesiensis and encodes:
- a CDS encoding response regulator; the protein is MIDSQMPVMDGVLATQAISDGEAGPHRADIPIIALTAHAMSGDRETLLQAGANEYVSKPVNLNELLEL